AGGACACTGATCAACCACAGAGTCTGGTTCTACATATTCAGACAGTCTGGGTGAGCAATCCTAATCATGACAATCACACCTATTGTACCACAGTCAATGAGTTTAGGACATTTCATCATGCAAATTTTAGGTGACACCTTTAGAAACCTGGAAATTTGTCAAATGTTTGTGACAAGAACTGACAAGTTGAGGATCTGCCCTCCAGGTGTTAAGTAATAACAAGTAATAACACAACAACAGGCTGTTTGTAGCAGAGGTTCACCCTCCAATTATGGATAATTAATCGTCACCGGCATAAAAGAAAAATGGATCTAACGTCTATTGTTTGTCCCTGTTGCCATAAAGTTCATCTTAATCTGTGAGAACAGCCACTTTCTGAAGCCAGCTTGCTACCTCAGCACACagcactttatatttatttatttattattttaacctaGATTCAGTCCTGGGTACCTGGTgctcctttttaatgcagcttcTATTGGTGTATTGAGTTtttatgtgaatgtgttttaatgtgatctgtctggatgtgatatgTTGTCTTAatgtactctttttttttttttttttacttagtttttatgGCAGTTTCAGCAATTTAtacaatcatcatcacattctttcctactgtattttcattttacagctgtctctttgtttttacaccaAATTTCACAATTTAAAACAAGGGGGGGAGaggaaacataaaaacaaaacaagacttcatCTTAAACTATAATTTCAATCGAATTCAGAGAAAAAGGGAGGACACATACTTAAACAATccaaagaattaaaataaaacaaaataaaataaactgaaataaaaacaaatacaaatttctgtcttttttacacaaaaagcagacaatattagtattttctatttctattctattctaacaCCAGCCTGCAGAAATATTCATTGTGCTGCTGGTGTCCACCTCTGCAACACCTCACAAAAAACACTCTGTAATATCCCATCAATTTAGCCAGACATACTGTAAAACTAGTGAAGCAAATAATCAATTAAGACCAACCTTTTAACAGGGGCGTCCATCAAACAGGATTATAATCTGAAAGCAGGGTATTTGACAGAGTGACAGGCaccacttttttttactttacactGCTCTCTAAACGCTGCACAGGTGAGCACACCTTGTCTATCCACACAGGAAGAAGAGGACTCTAAAGGCTCCttaccttccttccttccttccttcctctctcctcagaCTCTTCAGTAAATAGCAATCTGTCCCAAACTCTCAGCTTcttcacaacaacacacagcttTGATCTGCTGGTTGACGGCAGCTGGTGCTTCTGAGTAAATGTCTGTGTTGGTATTAGCGGATATAAGGGATTAGGACCTGTAGGAGGAGTTTACTGACATAATTACTGTTAGTGGCACCGCCTCGCGCgtgcactcactcacacacaccgtaGTCACGCACGCGCACTTGTTTGATTCACTGCACCCTGCCAACAAGTCAGCACATTTTATaaatactgcagctttaagcctcAAAATGAGGTTCAGGCTCATCTGGTGCAGCATTAGAACAGACTGAATGAGAGCATATGTATGGCTCATaaaacttcttctttttttttattttgccattatttaattttaaatgatCAAAACAAGAGACAGTAAATAGTTTTCCTCATCTGTTTATTTGAGGACATGTCTGACAGCCTacctcaggggtcagcaacctttgctatcaaaagagccatttttggccaaaaaataaataaataaatctgtctggagccgcaaaacatttgagcattgtgatgaaggtaacacagtttatagagtaagtatatagtatataagtctaatgcagtgagggccaaagtgcaaatgtactacggagtattagggccacattgagggaaaaaacatctgagatttacagaataaagtcataatattacgcaaaaaaaatcataactctacgaaaaaaaagtcttaatattacgagaataaagtcataggtttacgagaaaaaagtcataactttacggaaaaaaaagtcgtaatattacgagaataaagtcagaagtttgcgagaataaagtcagaagtttaagagaagaaaagtcataatattatgagaatatttacaagaaaaaaaagaaaataacacgaaaaattactactttataataatgactttattctcgtaatctcagatttattttgtttcctcaatgtggccctaatactccgtcgtaccatagacctacaacaatgatacataaaaatgaaaatgtaaacaaaaaacagttattcattacaacaattttcttttaaaaatccacagggagccactggagaggagctaaagagccgcatgtggctctggagccgCAGGTTTCTGACCCCTGGCCTACCTGAACAGGCCTTGAGAGGGACATAAAATCAAACTGAGAGCTCATTTTGTTTATTAAGGGAGGCTGAGGTCCATGAAGCACAGATAAGATATGATGAGGCAGTGAATGCACTGAAGATAAAATTCCACAAATTGAAAGTAGAGAACCGGTTGGCATGTCAAAGGTATTATGGTGAGACGGTGAAACTTGGTATCATGCTCCAAATACCTGTGTCTAACTAACAGAGtagccggagggagacaccggcacccggtcggagatgataacatTTCTCTGCGGAGcgccgtcacttcacaagatacgggaaacctctgttggtctggaggagctgcagcagttatttctgcacaaacgtccactgtatcactagatattctcagagctacgaagtcttctgcagtgtgtagtgtgcgcgcatgcacgtgaggtcgagcgagctgagtgaaggcaggcaggcaggcaggcagaggagcagaggagcagagtacagcagagactccggccctggaaaccaaagctacggtatcccccgcgtcctccgaccgcggccaacactgtttaacagacgggcttcaccagatataactttgtggttttggtgcttccgtgtagtttgtgttggagtctgagtctgaacagcgtagccacacgcgagcgcgcatgggacaccaacccggaCGATTTATATGTGTaggaagttacaaacagtccctttaagtgaaggAAGTACTACTTTGAGCACACAACACTTCCTAATACTAGTGAAATAAagctcaaaatgagttttccCAGCTAATTTCAAGATCTCTTTTTATCTTGAAAGGCCTAAATATTACATCTCAAGTTTTCACTTTGGCAAATTATAAAAAGCGGCCCTTTTTTTCCAGTGAACTGCTGTAGAAGACAGTTTAAAACGGTTGAAAGCTCTGAAAAATGCCAGTAAGTGGACACTGCGCAGGAATTGTTTGGTCAGATTACTGTCTcaaatgttaaaggtcccatattatgctcattttcaggttcatacttgtattttgtgtttctactagaacatgtttatatgctgtaatgttaaaaaaaaaactttattttcctcatactgtcggcctgaatatgcctgtattcaccctctgtgtgaaacgctctgttttagcgcattttgacggaattgcaacagaattgccttgctaggcaacagcttgggtccatgtgtacttccttgtgacatcacaaatgggcagaaatcctgacggcttgtttcaaacgcagagtttctgaatatgggctgtgtgcatttccctgtggattgagtgtttcgatactttcacagtatttatataggacttaagcctgctttgtaataaaaaaaaacacgaaaatctcacttttttataatatgggacctttaagaatgaactttcatgcTTATATAAGCTGGACGCTATCCTTGATAACCCTTCCCACCCCatccatgatgagctagtcaagatgaggagcaccttcagccacagactcatcccccaTCGGCACAACATACACTATACaccctatataccactttatagactgcacatatgtacatattacatttatttattgtacatactacatttatttattgacggactgcacacactatgttcccccattcactctgtatcttttatatctctattattgtttgtataatttttgtatacctttacctctcctgtgtttcactctgtttgctgatgtttactgatgtttgctgttttgacacctgaatttcaaTCTGGGGATTAataaggttcatcttatcttatcttatcttatcttatcttatcttatcttatcttaaacaaGTGATAATTTGTAAAAACAACCCTGATAATCACAGTACTTTAACTTTATATTGGCCTGTATTGCAACACACTGTCTCCAGGGCAGCAGGTGGTGATAACCATGGTGATCACCATGGTGATAACGAGCTCCAGTACAGCTGCAGTAAAACGAGTAGTAGAAGAAGAATCGTGTGACGCAGATGTTTACGTTTTCCTACTTCCGTAGCTGCCTCAAAGCGGTATAACGTTACTAATCTAACGTTTAATATCCCACATTTGAGAAGAAACCTCGGTCATGTTTCAGATTTCTATCTTAAGTATTAGAGCCTGACAGATAAGTATTAATAAGGTCGTTTGCTGTCAAATACAGGCGCTGTATCGCGAGTTTTCCTCTTTCATCGCAGGCTAAGCTAAAGTACGCTAAAGCTAGTGTCGGTCAGCTGCGGTGGTTGGACATCATTTAATAAATCATCACCTGATCCGCATTTTAGTTCAGTGTTAACTTAGATATCTAACAAGGCAGTCATGGCCACAAGGCGTCTGACCGATGCCTTCTTGTTAATGCGGAACAATGCGATCCAAAACCGGCAGATATTGGCTGAGCAAGTGAGTACATACGACCCCCGTCTGAGTACACGTAGCAAGGCTGCGGTGAGTGGTCTGCATCGTTTTGACATTTtactgtgttactgtgtgtgtgtttgcatgtagaCAGGCATTGAGCTGTGGTAGATAGATTAGATacaggtgtgtgagtgtgtgttagtagcTGGTAGTCATTCATTTACTCAGGAAGATTTCTACCTCAGGACTGACTGTTTTTATGTGACTCAGTGGGGTGATGTAGGAGGATGGAGAGGGCATATGTTGTAACAGCTAAATGTCTGCAGTAAacaatggaaataaaaaaaatagatcaaTATTAGTAAGCATTTCCTCATTTCTAACATAAGACACGTCTGTATGACAAAACTGTATGACAATTAAGAAGCATACATAATACACAGCTTTCAATCTCTACATTCTGAATACACAATATATGGTTTAATAATTTATGTTAGAAAAGGAaccagttaaaggtcccatattgtaaaaaagtgcgattttcatgtttttttttattacaaagctGGCTTAAGTccgatataaatactgtgaacatATCGAAACATTCAAtccacagaaatacacacagccccgtattcagaaaactgtgcatttgaaacaagctgtcaggatttctgcccattggtgatgtcacgaatatacaatatttagacccttgacacaatttttaacgtaaacattctaaatgtgtcccagtttattcctggttgcagtgtatgtgaatgacatcagctgacaggaagtacacatggacccaagctgttgcctagcaacgcaattctgttgcaattctgtcaaaatgcgctaaaatggagtgtttcacacagagggtaaatacaggtatattcaagcagacagcatgagtaaaataaaggtttttttgaacattacagcatgtaaacatgttttagtagaaacacaaaatacaagtatgaacctgaaaatgagcatgatatgggacctttaaaaccaggGGATATCATTTACTCCACCACAAAGGAGGATTCATGTCAGAAACAGGAACAGCTGTGACAAAGATGGCAACTTATCATGCCAATACCAGTCAGAGATTGCTTGCCATTATGCCTGATTTTGAAAGAACGACAAGTCATAAAATGGTGCAACGTTAGATTGGGTGGGTTTTGAAAGttaaagcatgttttttttaatgtccacATAGTGTAGTAAAAAGTGTGCTGTGGTCATTTGATTTAGCCTGGATGAAATTGTGCCTGTAAACCTGTAATCCATTGTTCCACTAAAATGTAGCTGGTGTTTTCCTGTATTTATATAAACATGTGTGACACAAACTGAGGTAAGGAAAATCCTGAAAACTACTGCTTGTCATTCAGAAACACTAATAATCCTTGAGTTGGGTTTATCACTACTGGAGCCAGATATGAAAACTAAGAAGGTGAATTTGGTTCATGTTGATCAGTCACATCTGGCCAAATACCCAATGTACATGATAAGGCACAGTGTCGGGGTTGATACAGATCCAGTGGATGGAATTGGTGCAAAAATGTCACATTGTTCTCTGCAAATTATTCacattaagtatttttttttttttaaaggaatgcTTCACCCCTATATGATCATCCTGTCTTTATCTACCTGTGCACTGTCAGCTCCATTGCAGTTTTTTAGTGCTGCAAAGCTTGAGCAGGTTACAGCTCTCCTGTGTTTGCGCTGGAGTTCACCTTACGTCTCCAGTAAAGGAGGCCAGGTGCAGGATACACCGCACAGCAAGCAGGTGTAGGGTGTATGCGACCATTCACGTGCAGTTGTGAACATTTTAACCAGTTAACTGCTCGCTGAGGTAGATTCATTTGTGCCAACTTGTACGCAGAGGCACTGAACACAAAGATATCCCATCAGTTGAGGAGGATTTTTCCCAAAATATGTTGCTGAATTTCAGCTACTGAACAGGCTGACTTCTCCTAACCCTCATCATTTTCTCCTCTGATAAACTTTCTTTTATCTGCTGTTCCTGATGGCTCGGAGAGGCTGACctttcactcacacaaacaaatcAGCACAACCAAACGTACAGAGTGGAGACCTTTTTAAATGGCTGAGGCTCCTGGACGGCCACAGTCTGTTAGTGCATTTCTGTGCATGACACAGTGTAGAGTAGTGTGCTGGGGTTTACCTCAGAGTAGGGAAAACCAATAGTGATGCTGTGGCCTGGTCCTCCAGAGCTGAGAACATCTTGTGAAAAGTGATTCATGCCCGATGGTGCAACTGCTGTGTTCAGCAGATTCACTGCTCATACACTGTCTGTAATTTCTCCTACTGAGAGCAAAACGGGTTACTGATTGTTACTCAGTCAGTCACCTGCATTTTTACTAGAGCTCTCCATCAGTAGGTGATGCAGTTAACATGGACCAGCCCAGCAATTTGGTTATAGCTAGATCTCCCTGGCTCATGAATTGATGTTTCTAAAGCTGTCAGTTCCTGCTTTTTTATCTTCAGCTCTATGTACATACATTATCATTCCATATATTCTTTAATAGAAAAAACCCTTAAGTGTTTTTGCCCAACAGGTCTCCATCATGTTGCTTAGTAGGTCCTTAGCTGTCAGCTAAAAAGTAAATTCTAAAAAGTGTGGTGAAGAATAGTGAAAAATCTCTAAGAACATCTGTAGACAGTCTCCAGCGGGTTTAACACTTACACTGTTCCAACCGCATTGTGTGTCATGTAGATCAAATGGAGATGTAAAATGTTACATGAAAAATAACGTTTATAGTCTAATATCTTACTTGTCTTGCACTGTGTCTGTTCAGTGTATGTTTGGTCCCATTGTCCCTCAGACTTCATCCATATGTCCatccatgttgtaaaactgtgttGCCAGAGAAGCTGTTGGTACATGAAAATTCTGTCTGAAACTCTgaattaattacttctttatttttaGAGCAGAGTAAAGACTGAAAAAATATGtaacagatgtttttttgttgtccaGCAGTATGccactttcatttcattttacagtaGTGCAATTATGATGTGCATACGTATCCGCTGGCTGAATTATATTTGCACTGACTTGAAGGCAATTACTCGACTAAAGCTACTTTGTTTGCATTTAGAAAGACACACATTCAGCTCGCTGAAGCTGTTTTAAAATAACTGACTTTGCCAGAAGGCAGCAGGGCTTCTGCCAGTTCAAACAAGACACATGAGAGACATAATTATTAAACAAGGCACAGTGTCTATTGAAATTTCCTATTACATAATAACttcacattcattttaaattgcattaaaaaaatgtctctttttattAAACTCAGCCATCTCAGGTGATCTTGAGGCTCGAccattttttctctctttattctCACTGTTTCTTACATCTAATGATTTGtttaaagtgaaattattgttaAACTAGTTTCTGGATAagtatgatttatttttgcatttacattcTAGTTTTACACTTTTGCACTTAAACTTAGGACAAATGATTAGATTTAATTTCAACAGCCAGACCTTATGTACCTCTGCTGTACAGTaattaatgaattgattaattattggtgggggaggggggggtggatgcaaaaacacttttttggtATTCAGTGCTGATTTTTCTGGGGCTCACTTTCTGTtacttctgtctttctctccttttcctTGTTCTCTATTGGATGGGACCAATCTGCTATCTGCCAATCACATTAGGAACTTGATGAGGTACTGTTGTTTCCCTTCGTGGTAGAATATCTTATGACACATAAAATGGtacaccaccaccatcatgttgaattattatataaacatttttaatcaaattttttgttgtttgtgtttttaagttGGCTGATGATCGGATGGCCCTGGTGTCAGGGATTAGTCTGGATCCTGAAGCAGCCATTGGAGTCACCAAGAAACTGCCCCCCAAATGGATAGAGGGGGTTGATGAGGTGAAACAAACACTTGGGACACAAATATAGAGACCTATCTGTAAAAGGCTGACCcatacaaatattttaaataatttatttataagacCGAAAGCTCACAAATGCATCTGTTTGGAATCCTGTATTCTTAAACTAGTGAAATCTTCTGTATGAGCCCAATAATTTGTGTACACATTTTTAACCATCAAGTGTTTCCTTTCAGATCCAGTATGAAATCACACGGGTTCGGCAGAAGATGAAGGATCTGGCCGTACTTCATGACAAGCATATGAATCGACCCACACTTGATGACAGTAGTGAGGAAGAGCATGCCATAGAAATCACTACTCAGGAGATTACACAGGTACAGTCATTTACCAGTTTAGTTAATAGatataatgattatttttatagataaaaacattttaaacaaacaccttttaatGGGCAGATGTTTTTACTTCAGCACAAACTCATGAGAGCATGATAGAGCCTGATACAGCTGAATGTTTGAGGGAGTTGACATGAACACTTTTGACAATATTTCATGTTGAAGAGTTTGAAATGAAACATGGAGGTTGTTTCTGCTTGCTCACTAATTTTGTGCTCATTGCAGATGTTTCATCGATGCCAGCGAGCCGTGACGGGTCTGCAGTCTCGTTGTGGCCACTGTACCGAGCAGGAGGAGAGGCTATTGAGAAACGTGGTCTCGTCGCTGGCGCAGAGCCTGCAGGAGCTGTCCACCAATTTCAGGCACACACAGTCCGGCTACCTAAAACGTAAGGACTGCAGTAAAGCTGCGATTGGTCTCATTCTTCACTGTTGCTTCTCACATATTTGTAACCATTACCAAGGTTACATCTCTTTTATCTTcaagttgtttgtttttcatgccATCTAAGCATCACATCATTGGTTTATATCACAGGTATGAAGAATCGTGAGGAGAGATCAAAGCACTTTTTCGACTCTGGACCGTTAATGGAAGAGGATGAAGATTTAGCTGTATATGACAAGGTGACCGGCTTTTTGAAATCCATCACCATTTTCATTGGCTCAGGCACCCtgtatacaatacaataaaagatACTTCATAAGCATATAAGCACGAGTTCTGATGAGACAAGAAAAACAGACATCCATTACATTTCAGGATGCACACTCACATAATGTTGCAGGTTCCACTGTAATTTAAATTTGTAGCATTTTTCACATcagtttttgtcactttttattaATCCCCACTAGAAGACAGGAAACGGCATAATAAAGTTTGTCTGgtgaaataaaacagtaaaaaaaatatctctACTGTCACAAAGCAGTGAAACtgggcaaaaaaaagaagaaattcaCTGATGAATTTTTCCAACTATAATTAAGctgttttaaaatatatttgtaatgCTATTAAAGCATTGACTTATTCATGAGATTCCTAAGATgatttttaaaacttaaaacacATTGGCATggtattatcatcattatttagtttagtttagtagtTTGAAATCAGTCCTAAACATGATGCTAAGATGGTTTAAACCTGTGCCCAACTTGTTGTCTTTTTATCTTTGCTATCAGACTGTATGCTAAAATCTACTGAGTGGCATAATGAATTAAATGCAGCATTACTactgtattgtttttctttcaatttTGACATCAAATGAAAATTGATCTGACATTTGGTTTGGAGTAGTGTCAGCTGAGGCTGTGGCTACATGTGTTGTTGCATGTGGAGCAATAAATGTGTTACTGTAAAATCACctacttttattatttctttggtTTCAGGGGTTCACAGACGACCAGCTGATGCTGGTTGAACAGAACACAGTTATGGTGGAAGAACGAGAGAGGGAGATCCGACAGATAGTTCAGTCCATTTCCGATCTGAATGAGATTTTCCGGGACTTGGCTGGAATGGTGGTGGAACAGGTATTTCAAGCAGTCCTGACACGGTTACACACTACTAATAATTGTGGCAAGCGTCCAATCACTGAGCTAACAAAGAAAAACTTGCCTGTCCTCCACGTACAAGGGTGTGGTTCTCAGTGTGTTTCCCTATAAAGCATCCTGTgcagtatggaatttgattttagtcatttccaggtctgaataagtatggaaaaaagaGTGTTTTCCATGGCGTTTGGAACAGCCAGTTCAGAGAAAATGTTTAccactgtgtgagagagcgcgTGCCAGAGCGAGCTCGTTGTCGTCAAGAAGTAGGCTATGGCGTGAGAATTGAACACACACTCCCTACGCAGAGCTGCCTCTACGCCTTATAGCCTGCAAAACAGCTCTGTCCCAAGTGCAAGATGTTTGACAGTGAAACCTTGTCCAACTTTCTGCGTAGGACTGTGGACTGAACGGCCACAGTGGGAAAATGCAAGTTTTTCGAGGGCTGGCTTGACAATCCTAAATACAAAGCCTGGTTGGTTAACAATTCCAAATGGGGAAAGAAATCTGGATGCAAACTTTGTGTAAAATGGTTTCAACATCTTCACCATGGGGTGGCGCCGATTGTAAGCCATATGCAAGAGCAAAAGCACTGTAGTCTTGTCACAGCATCCTCTGTacaaagtcaaatatggtctgaaaaatcTGGAAAAGTAGGGAATtgtgaaatggaaaatgtgtaggaaccctgatTTGATATTTTGTATTGGGTATCAACAAAGCTTGAATAAGAGATATTTAAGTCAGTGCTACACTAGACACTACTAACATACAACATTACCTTTGTTTAAAGTAAAGAATCTACAACTAAAATGATTTATCCCTTCTCCCTCTAGGGCACCGTTCTTGACAGAATTGACTTCAATGTGGAGCAGTCTTGTGTGAAAACAGAAGATGGACTGAAACAGTTACAAAAGGTAAACGCAAAATGCTCTCGTCTTCATACACGTTGAGACTTCTTTTGGCCGAGTGActgtcaaatttatttattttttatcacaaaTTTACATTTCAGACTGCTGATAATTCAAGATTTATTTCCTGTGTTCTTTTTTTGCTTGGAAGCTAATAATAAATGTTAACCACAAGGGAAAACAAAAAGGCAACTTTCAGCAGGCTAAAGACACAATTGTGATAGAATTTACCATATCTATTACAGACAGGATCCACTAATCTTTACAGTTTTAAAATCTGTTTAAACTCAATTTGTTGCATGATGATGATAAGACTGAATGGTTAACCTTTATTCATTAAATTGAAAGCAAGTGAAATacattgtttgacatttttttccttttttctttgcaGGCGGAACAGTatcagaagaaaaacagaaagatgCTGGTCATTTTGATCCTCTTTGTCGTAGTCCTCGTTctaattattattctttttggaACAAAGTTTTAATCATGCATTCCTCTggcttttgttttctgtgtgggTGTTTGTTGTGCATCTGTGTGGACTTGGACTCTGTCTCGGTTCTACTTAAAACAAAGCTGACTGCCTTTCATACCCACCAGAAAACGTCAAGAAGAATTCCTCGTCCCTTTGCAGGAGC
This portion of the Sebastes fasciatus isolate fSebFas1 chromosome 1, fSebFas1.pri, whole genome shotgun sequence genome encodes:
- the stx16 gene encoding syntaxin-16 isoform X2 yields the protein MATRRLTDAFLLMRNNAIQNRQILAEQVSTYDPRLSTRSKAALADDRMALVSGISLDPEAAIGVTKKLPPKWIEGVDEIQYEITRVRQKMKDLAVLHDKHMNRPTLDDSSEEEHAIEITTQEITQMFHRCQRAVTGLQSRCGHCTEQEERLLRNVVSSLAQSLQELSTNFRHTQSGYLKRMKNREERSKHFFDSGPLMEEDEDLAVYDKGFTDDQLMLVEQNTVMVEEREREIRQIVQSISDLNEIFRDLAGMVVEQGTVLDRIDFNVEQSCVKTEDGLKQLQKAEQYQKKNRKMLVILILFVVVLVLIIILFGTKF
- the stx16 gene encoding syntaxin-16 isoform X1, with product MATRRLTDAFLLMRNNAIQNRQILAEQVSTYDPRLSTRSKAAELDELADDRMALVSGISLDPEAAIGVTKKLPPKWIEGVDEIQYEITRVRQKMKDLAVLHDKHMNRPTLDDSSEEEHAIEITTQEITQMFHRCQRAVTGLQSRCGHCTEQEERLLRNVVSSLAQSLQELSTNFRHTQSGYLKRMKNREERSKHFFDSGPLMEEDEDLAVYDKGFTDDQLMLVEQNTVMVEEREREIRQIVQSISDLNEIFRDLAGMVVEQGTVLDRIDFNVEQSCVKTEDGLKQLQKAEQYQKKNRKMLVILILFVVVLVLIIILFGTKF
- the stx16 gene encoding syntaxin-16 isoform X3; this encodes MATRRLTDAFLLMRNNAIQNRQILAEQLADDRMALVSGISLDPEAAIGVTKKLPPKWIEGVDEIQYEITRVRQKMKDLAVLHDKHMNRPTLDDSSEEEHAIEITTQEITQMFHRCQRAVTGLQSRCGHCTEQEERLLRNVVSSLAQSLQELSTNFRHTQSGYLKRMKNREERSKHFFDSGPLMEEDEDLAVYDKGFTDDQLMLVEQNTVMVEEREREIRQIVQSISDLNEIFRDLAGMVVEQGTVLDRIDFNVEQSCVKTEDGLKQLQKAEQYQKKNRKMLVILILFVVVLVLIIILFGTKF